One window of Helicobacter winghamensis ATCC BAA-430 genomic DNA carries:
- a CDS encoding glycosyltransferase: MESKTQTKPFKILLAIRSLDFGGAERQWVLLAKELAKDKSIDLHLCTIYGGGKLELEIQGIPHTCLNKKGHGDFGFLLRYYKLIKAFNPNCIYAFMPEMNLFSLICGKLYKKECKVVFGFRSSAINVSKLPFASKLYFYAQKFLSPYANAIICNSQDAISFYKDKGYFMDRAFVVHNGIDTERFCPSDSSTLKQELGIAQDCFVFGISARMNAVKDYPLFASAVKEFLENLKDKNKVAFISLGKTNPEIMEHCKAILAPYAMEFLGAKNSIERYYPLFDCIVSTSYTESFSNSIAEGMACGCVPIVSDVGESKIIANFKQDSYQFCFNPKDTKGALECFKSLYVLKNSAQLLALKKQAREHIINAFSPKQMLAKTLEVLKGL, translated from the coding sequence ATGGAATCCAAAACACAAACAAAACCTTTTAAAATCCTTCTTGCAATCCGTTCGCTTGACTTTGGCGGAGCGGAGCGACAATGGGTGCTACTTGCAAAAGAACTTGCTAAAGATAAATCCATAGACTTACACCTTTGCACCATTTATGGTGGCGGAAAGCTAGAATTAGAAATCCAAGGTATTCCGCACACTTGCTTAAACAAAAAAGGGCATGGCGATTTTGGCTTTTTATTGCGCTATTACAAGCTTATTAAGGCATTTAATCCAAATTGTATTTACGCCTTTATGCCTGAGATGAATCTCTTTAGCCTAATTTGTGGAAAACTCTATAAAAAAGAGTGTAAAGTTGTTTTTGGATTCCGTTCTAGCGCAATTAATGTTAGCAAGCTTCCCTTTGCGTCCAAGCTGTATTTTTACGCGCAAAAATTCCTAAGCCCCTATGCAAATGCGATTATTTGCAATTCCCAAGATGCGATTAGTTTTTACAAAGACAAGGGGTATTTTATGGATAGGGCGTTTGTAGTGCATAATGGGATTGACACAGAACGCTTTTGTCCAAGTGATTCTAGCACGCTAAAACAAGAGCTTGGAATCGCACAAGATTGCTTTGTTTTTGGAATCTCTGCTAGAATGAATGCGGTTAAAGACTATCCCCTTTTTGCAAGTGCGGTAAAGGAATTTTTAGAGAATCTTAAGGATAAAAATAAAGTTGCTTTTATCTCTTTGGGCAAGACTAATCCAGAGATTATGGAGCATTGTAAGGCAATTTTAGCGCCCTACGCAATGGAATTTTTGGGAGCAAAAAACTCCATAGAGCGTTATTATCCGCTTTTTGATTGCATTGTTTCTACTTCTTATACAGAAAGTTTTTCAAACTCCATAGCCGAAGGAATGGCTTGTGGTTGCGTGCCAATTGTTAGTGATGTTGGCGAGAGCAAAATTATCGCAAACTTTAAGCAAGATTCCTATCAATTTTGCTTCAACCCAAAAGACACAAAAGGCGCGTTAGAGTGCTTTAAATCCCTTTATGTGCTTAAAAACTCCGCACAACTTCTTGCGCTAAAAAAACAAGCAAGGGAGCATATTATAAACGCCTTTAGCCCAAAACAAATGCTAGCAAAAACGCTAGAAGTTTTAAAAGGGCTTTAA
- a CDS encoding glycosyltransferase: MKQRVNILLYSLGAGGAERITSLLLEALQKECELKLILLEDVCNYTIPKAIPTIILGSNSAKESGIQKLIKIPFLALKYKKLLKNCDVSLSLMTRPNYINILAGFFCGVKKPKILISERSHPSLQYGYKNLSSKINRFLIKALYNKADKISANSPQNLQDLIQNFCVNPSKATLLLNFFNLEKIITQSKENSPLSQKILKQKAQGKFIFVSIGRLDSGKNHRLLIDAMQNFKDKATLFILGSGELEATLKAQILELNLESSVFLLGRTPNPYAPLSLADCFLFGSNHEGFPNVLVEALALKIPVISTDCAPREILEPKGEFLDSNLQCEIAKGGILIPLNAKNALCFAMDFMLKTPNFFDKSTLFAQAQLFSQEIQIPNYKKWILES, encoded by the coding sequence ATGAAACAGCGCGTTAATATTCTTTTATATTCTTTAGGTGCAGGCGGAGCGGAGCGCATTACTTCCTTGCTTTTAGAGGCTTTACAAAAGGAATGCGAGCTTAAACTCATTTTGCTAGAAGATGTTTGTAACTACACAATCCCAAAAGCGATTCCAACAATCATCTTAGGAAGCAACAGCGCCAAAGAAAGCGGAATCCAAAAACTCATCAAAATCCCATTTTTAGCCCTCAAATACAAAAAATTGCTTAAAAATTGTGATGTTTCCCTATCATTAATGACACGCCCAAACTATATTAATATTCTAGCGGGCTTTTTTTGTGGCGTAAAAAAGCCTAAAATCCTAATCTCAGAGCGAAGCCACCCTAGCTTACAATATGGCTATAAGAATCTAAGCTCAAAAATCAATCGTTTTTTAATCAAAGCCCTTTATAACAAAGCTGATAAAATCAGCGCGAATTCTCCACAAAACTTGCAAGACTTAATCCAAAATTTCTGTGTAAATCCTAGCAAAGCCACACTTTTGTTAAACTTCTTTAACCTTGAAAAAATCATCACCCAAAGCAAAGAAAACTCTCCCCTGTCCCAAAAAATCCTAAAGCAAAAAGCTCAAGGCAAATTTATTTTTGTAAGCATAGGGCGTTTAGATAGTGGCAAAAACCATCGCCTATTAATTGACGCAATGCAAAATTTCAAAGACAAAGCTACACTTTTTATCCTAGGGAGCGGAGAGCTAGAAGCTACCTTAAAAGCGCAAATCTTAGAGCTTAACCTAGAATCTAGCGTATTTTTACTAGGACGCACTCCAAATCCTTATGCGCCTTTAAGCTTGGCAGATTGCTTTTTGTTTGGCTCAAACCACGAAGGATTCCCAAATGTTTTAGTAGAAGCCCTTGCATTAAAAATTCCTGTTATTTCCACAGATTGCGCGCCTAGAGAGATTTTAGAGCCTAAGGGGGAATTTTTGGATTCCAACTTACAATGCGAAATTGCAAAAGGTGGAATCCTAATTCCACTAAATGCTAAAAACGCACTATGTTTTGCTATGGATTTTATGCTAAAAACCCCGAACTTTTTTGACAAATCCACACTTTTCGCACAAGCACAACTTTTTAGCCAAGAAATACAAATTCCTAATTATAAAAAATGGATTTTAGAATCTTAA
- a CDS encoding CoA-binding protein: MKKVLENSKKIAILGLSPDAQKPSNKVAKYLQDKGYSIIPIYPKGGKILGIKAYTSLQDAFSQETDIDLLNVFRKSEALLEVAQEVLSLPYLPKCVWVQLGLNNKEAKELLENAGITYFEDACIKIEHQRIFQ, encoded by the coding sequence ATGAAAAAAGTCTTAGAAAACTCTAAAAAAATCGCTATTTTAGGCTTATCCCCGGACGCACAAAAACCTAGCAACAAGGTCGCAAAATACTTGCAAGATAAAGGTTATAGCATTATTCCTATTTATCCAAAAGGTGGTAAGATTTTAGGAATTAAGGCTTACACAAGTTTGCAAGACGCTTTTAGCCAAGAAACAGACATTGATCTTTTAAATGTTTTTAGAAAAAGCGAAGCGCTCTTAGAAGTCGCACAAGAGGTTTTAAGTCTGCCCTATCTTCCAAAATGCGTATGGGTGCAACTAGGCTTAAACAATAAAGAAGCTAAAGAATTGCTAGAAAATGCTGGGATTACATATTTTGAAGATGCTTGCATTAAAATTGAACATCAAAGGATTTTTCAATGA
- the ilvA gene encoding threonine ammonia-lyase, with product MIPISKIMDAKAQLSGIIQHTKLAFAPKLSQLSGAKVYLKQENLQNTGSFKLRGAFNKIASLTQDERAKGVIAASAGNHAQGVAYSAKYFGIKGVIVMPEATPLLKVMGVKELGAEAILKGNNYDEAYSYALEYAKKHALQFIHPFADDAVIAGQGTVALEMIEDQSHLTSIVVPIGGGGLIAGIAAAYKQMLPNVRIIGVVAEGAAGMYHSFYKKEIQTTASVRTIADGIAVRDVNPINFSYILESVDEIVKVDDEEIANAILYLLENQKLVVEGAGASVVAALLHNKFSLKHNESLGLVLSGGNIDVTMLGNIIEKGLVRSHRKMRFCVTLIDKPGSLQGLSNLLSQLGANIVKIDFDRTSTSFGDANVTVSLETKGKEHQDHIKAQLQANNYAFVEI from the coding sequence ATGATTCCAATCTCTAAAATTATGGATGCAAAAGCGCAATTAAGTGGAATTATCCAACACACAAAGCTTGCCTTTGCTCCAAAACTTAGCCAACTTAGTGGTGCAAAAGTTTATCTCAAGCAAGAAAATCTCCAAAACACAGGCTCTTTTAAGCTCCGAGGTGCGTTTAATAAAATCGCTTCTTTAACTCAAGATGAACGCGCAAAAGGTGTAATTGCAGCAAGTGCGGGAAACCACGCACAAGGTGTTGCATACAGTGCGAAGTATTTTGGAATAAAAGGTGTTATTGTGATGCCAGAAGCTACACCATTGCTTAAGGTAATGGGCGTTAAAGAACTTGGTGCAGAAGCGATTTTAAAAGGAAATAATTATGATGAAGCCTATTCTTACGCACTAGAATATGCCAAAAAACACGCTTTGCAGTTTATTCACCCTTTTGCTGATGACGCGGTAATTGCTGGTCAAGGCACGGTTGCACTAGAAATGATTGAAGATCAAAGCCACTTGACTAGCATTGTTGTGCCAATAGGTGGCGGTGGATTAATCGCAGGCATTGCAGCAGCCTATAAGCAAATGCTTCCAAATGTGCGCATTATCGGTGTTGTAGCAGAAGGTGCGGCAGGAATGTATCATTCCTTTTATAAAAAGGAAATCCAAACAACCGCTTCTGTACGAACAATCGCCGATGGAATCGCTGTAAGAGATGTTAATCCTATAAATTTTTCTTACATTTTAGAATCTGTTGATGAGATTGTCAAAGTTGATGATGAAGAAATCGCAAATGCGATTTTATATCTTTTAGAAAATCAAAAGCTTGTTGTAGAAGGTGCTGGAGCAAGCGTTGTAGCTGCCCTTTTACACAATAAATTTAGCTTGAAACACAACGAATCTTTGGGGCTTGTTTTAAGCGGTGGAAACATTGATGTTACAATGCTTGGCAATATTATTGAAAAAGGTTTGGTGCGCTCACACCGAAAAATGCGCTTTTGTGTTACGCTTATTGATAAGCCCGGTAGCTTGCAAGGACTTAGCAATCTACTCTCACAACTTGGAGCAAATATTGTCAAAATTGACTTTGATAGAACTTCAACTTCCTTTGGCGATGCAAATGTAACAGTGAGTCTTGAAACAAAAGGCAAAGAACATCAAGACCATATTAAAGCGCAACTTCAAGCAAACAATTACGCCTTTGTGGAGATTTAA